A window of the Zeugodacus cucurbitae isolate PBARC_wt_2022May chromosome 2, idZeuCucr1.2, whole genome shotgun sequence genome harbors these coding sequences:
- the LOC105219055 gene encoding uncharacterized protein LOC105219055, whose product MLQQLQRNTHSLRAVLFVAFSLLSLISGTMVAGGSIPSTHKNTAQQQTHMQQQHSLQQQHSLQQQQQPSVELQHNLNQQNTNQQHTNAQLRPHEQPEQMLSTLSQLSTITASDSNNAVNHEYIIKDVGVDEELSDPYQYLSDLKVEPRLTVGNSMPWNPYLTSNQPFTQMPTMLTNLPYNPYGAIGGGALPPLVTPRLMPFFGYPQPVFIPFPMYFAPTDLLYPGYSSAAVSDVDEPMPRAASDHRTPTTHFDTTPTTGSNVPTARNSQIYFMRFAPMPYMFMPGLGFTTPQPYPMPAISPILNMPLNFVANGKPTSIYQMGGTPNDFQNSIHFNNINTFGMRPLLAGAHRPTAANIASSYSSPGAFGSSTPSQSALQSVQQDSKMTLLKRPFLFNGRPDEIYTLPNNFNPFYSNSAYY is encoded by the coding sequence atgttgcaacaacttcAAAGAAACACTCATTCGCTGAGAGCTGTCCTCTTCGTGGCCTTCAGCTTGCTTTCACTGATCAGCGGAACAATGGTTGCTGGCGGTAGCATACCGTCGACACACAAAAATacagcgcaacaacaaacacacatgcaacaacaacattcgctgcaacaacaacattcgctgcagcaacagcaacaaccatcGGTAGAACTACAACACAACTTGAATCAACAGAATACGAATCAACAGCATACCAACGCACAACTGAGGCCACACGAACAACCGGAACAAATGTTGTCAACACTATCACAGTTATCGACAATAACCGCAAGTGACAGCAACAATGCAGTCAATCATGAGTACATTATAAAGGATGTCGGCGTGGATGAAGAACTCAGCGATCCATATCAATATTTAAGTGACTTAAAGGTGGAACCACGTCTGACGGTTGGTAATAGCATGCCATGGAATCCATATTTGACCAGCAATCAACCATTCACCCAAATGCCGACAATGTTGACCAATTTGCCTTACAACCCTTACGGTGCGATCGGTGGTGGTGCACTACCACCATTGGTGACACCACGACTGATGCCGTTCTTCGGCTACCCACAGCCAGTTTTCATACCATTTCCAATGTATTTCGCGCCGACCGACTTACTCTACCCAGGTTACAGCAGCGCTGCTGTGAGTGATGTGGATGAACCAATGCCACGTGCAGCAAGTGATCACAGAACACCAACTACGCATTTTGACACCACACCGACAACTGGCTCCAATGTGCCCACCGCTCGCAATTCACAAATTTACTTTATGCGTTTCGCGCCCATGCCTTACATGTTTATGCCGGGCTTGGGATTTACCACGCCCCAACCATACCCGATGCCTGCGATTAGTCCGATTCTAAATATGCCGCTGAATTTCGTGGCGAATGGTAAACCCACAAGTATTTATCAGATGGGTGGCACGCCAAACGATTTTCAGAATTCCATTCACTTCAATAACATTAATACGTTCGGCATGCGTCCATTGTTAGCTGGCGCTCATAGACCGACGGCCGCGAACATTGCAAGCAGTTATTCATCACCAGGAGCTTTTGGCTCATCAACACCTTCTCAGTCTGCTCTGCAGTCGGTTCAACAGGACTCGAAAATGACACTACTAAAGCGTCCGTTCCTTTTCAACGGACGTCCGGATGAGATCTacacattgccgaacaactttaATCCATTCTACTCGAATTCGGCATATTACTAG
- the LOC105219057 gene encoding uncharacterized protein LOC105219057, translated as MMSYQRSSFRLLLLLIFLCICAECESKKWRSHIKKKSNAPKISATFRTVKPKRKAMTKHHAAPPHKRHPKMNYYHPLPTKWPSHMASALQPTYYMPSSHYPRWRSYHTAPSKSTALKKIDLSPPFMSLPYGGYSMPLRRSDDFVAVDGSSFDSSDALPSTSLVDMSAFNAAMTDGFFDADIPHLPAGGEFLQPEISLGGWTPVDYKSFMADADFSLLNDQLALNRRLDMDELMYSNPYEMHFI; from the exons ATGATGTCCTATCAGCGGAGCTCATTTCGACTGCTGCTCCTACTTATTTTCCTGTGTATTTGCGCGGAGTGTGAGAGCAAAAAGTGGCGATCACACATTAAAAAGAAGAGTAATGCGCCCAAAATATCAGCCACCTTTCGCACCG TAAAACCGAAGCGTAAGGCTATGACCAAACATCATGCAGCTCCTCCACACAAACGTCACCCGAAAATGAACTACTATCATCCATTGCCCACAAAGTGGCCCAGCCATATGGCGAGCGCATTGCAGCCCACCTACTACATGCCGTCGTCACATTATCCCCGCTGGCGTTCGTATCACACAGCACCGTCGAAGTCGACTGCTCTCAAGAAAATCGATTTGTCGCCACCATTCATGTCGCTGCCCTATGGTGGCTACTCAATGCCATTGCGTCGCTctgatgatttcgttgctgttgATGGCAGTAGCTTTGACAGCAGCGACGCTTTGCCGTCCACCTCTTTGGTGGACATGAGTGCCTTCAATGCTGCAATGACTGATGGTTTCTTCGATGCTGACATACCACATTTGCCCGCTGGTGGTGAATTTTTACAACCGGAAATTTCGTTAGGCGGCTGGACACCTGTCGATTACAAGTCATTTATGGCAGATGCCGATTTTAGTCTCCTGAACGATCAGTTGGCTCTGAATCGACGCCTGGATATGGATGAACTTATGTATAGTAATCCATatgaaatgcattttatttga
- the LOC105219059 gene encoding N-sulphoglucosamine sulphohydrolase gives MSLTTQRAITLLAVLINAACAVLSVSSTVNDEIKNVLILLADDAGFESGAYLNKFCQTPNLDALAERGLLFNNAFTSVSSCSPSRAQLLTGQASHSSGMYGLHQSVHNFNVLPGTTSLPNVLREKSQGRILSGIIGKKHVGASANFQFDFEQTEEQHSVNQIARNITRIRHYAREFFAKAQAEARPFFLFVGFHDPHRCGHITPQYGEFCERWGSGEEGMGVIPDWTPIYYDWRNLEVPPHLPDTDVVRQELAAQYMTTSRLDQGVGVVLKELAAHGFDANTLVIYTSDNGPPFPGGRTNFYEHGVREPMIIAAPTAQARRHETTGAMSSLLDIFNTVLDAFHYYTPTANTTNEDATKSLLPILYKEPQPVESDAIFGSQNFHEVTMTYPMRMIRTRRYKLIHNLNFWSYFPIDQDLYTSPTFHQILNATLAKQAFPWYKTLLSYYERPEWELYDIKADPLERYNLVGKSKYQRVFEELSARLFEWQVNTSDPWRCAPHSVLEAQGVYRDSPACFTLGHEALRRPLTHYNKYELL, from the coding sequence ATGTCGCTGACCACTCAGCGTGCAATCACACTGCTGGCGGTGCTTATCAACGCCGCCTGTGCGGTGCTAAGCGTAAGCTCAACGGTGAATGATGAAATCAAGAATGTTTTAATACTTTTGGCCGATGATGCGGGCTTCGAGTCGGGCGCTTACCTAAACAAGTTCTGTCAGACGCCCAATCTGGACGCGTTGGCCGAGCGCGGCTTGCTCTTCAACAATGCCTTCACTTCGGTGAGCAGCTGTTCGCCCAGCCGCGCACAACTCCTAACCGGTCAGGCGAGTCACAGCAGTGGCATGTACGGACTGCATCAGAGCGTGCACAATTTCAATGTGCTGCCTGGCACCACATCGCTGCCGAATGTGCTGCGCGAAAAGTCACAGGGACGCATACTTAGTGGCATTATTGGTAAGAAGCATGTTGGCGCAAGCGCAAATTTCCAATTTGACTTTGAGCAGACCGAGGAGCAGCATTCAGTCAATCAAATTGCTCGCAACATAACCAGAATCCGACATTATGCACGTGAGTTCTTTGCCAAGGCGCAAGCGGAAGCGCGTCCGTTTTTCTTGTTTGTCGGCTTTCACGATCCACATCGTTGCGGGCATATAACGCCGCAGTATGGTGAATTCTGTGAGCGTTGGGGCTCCGGTGAGGAGGGTATGGGTGTTATACCCGATTGGACACCGATTTACTACGATTGGCGCAACTTGGAGGTGCCGCCGCATTTGCCGGACACGGATGTGGTGCGTCAGGAGCTGGCCGCACAGTACATGACCACTTCGCGTTTGGATCAAGGTGTGGGTGTTGTGCTGAAAGAACTTGCGGCGCATGGCTTTGACGCAAACACTTTAGTTATTTACACTTCCGATAATGGACCACCATTCCCGGGCGGACGTACGAATTTCTACGAGCATGGCGTGCGCGAACCAATGATTATTGCCGCACCAACGGCACAAGCACGTCGCCATGAGACCACCGGCGCTATGTCTAGTCTGCTGGATATCTTCAACACCGTACTGGATGCTTTCCACTACTATACACCCACTGCGAATACGACCAATGAGGATGCCACGAAATCGTTATTGCCAATACTTTACAAAGAACCACAGCCGGTTGAAAGTGATGCCATATTTGGTAGTCAGAATTTCCACGAGGTCACCATGACCTATCCAATGCGTATGATACGCACGCGCCGTTATAAACTCATACACAATTTGAACTTTTGGTCTTACTTCCCCATCGATCAGGATCTCTACACGTCACCTACCTTCCACCAAATTTTAAATGCAACGCTCGCCAAACAAGCATTTCCATGGTATAAGACGCTGCTATCCTACTATGAGCGTCCGGAATGGGAGTTGTACGATATTAAAGCTGATCCCTTGGAGCGTTACAATTTAGTGGGTAAATCCAAATATCAGCGCGTCTTCGAAGAGTTAAGTGCCCGTTTGTTTGAGTGGCAAGTGAACACGTCGGATCCTTGGCGTTGTGCGCCGCATTCGGTTCTAGAGGCTCAGGGTGTATACAGAGACAGTCCGGCATGTTTCACTCTGGGACATGAGGCTCTACGTCGCCCACTCACGCATTACAACAAGTATGAGCTATTGTAA